Genomic window (Rhizobium brockwellii):
AAAGCGTTCCGCCGACCGCGCGCAGCACGTAGTAGGGGAACATCGCCGCGACCGTCTCCGCGAAGGAGTAGACGAGGAAGCCCTGGGAATTGTATTCGCGCCACATCAGCCCCTGCTGGATGCCAGCAACCCAAAGCACGGCGGCGTAGACGACGATCCCGAGGGTTGCGAGCCAGAAGTGCCAGTTGACCATCCGCAGGCTGTAGAGACGCTCGCGTCCCCATAGCTTCGGCGTCAGGTAGTAGATCGCCCCGAAGGTGATCATTCCCACCCAACCGAGAGCGCCGGAATGCACGTGGCCGATCGTCCATTCGGTATAGTGGCTGAGCGAATTGACGGTTTTCACCGACATCATCGGGCCTTCGAAGGTCGACATCCCGTAAAAGGCGATGGCGACGATCATCATACGGATGATCGGATCGGTGCGGATCTTGTCCCAGGCGCCCGAAATGGTCATGAGACCGTTGATCATGCCGCCCCAGGAGGGCATCCAGAGCATTACCGAGAAAACCATGCCGAGCGTCTGGGCCCAGTCGGGCAGCGCCGTGTAATGCAGGTGATGCGGACCGGCCCAGATGTACATGAAGATCAGCGCCCAGAAGTGGATGATCGAAAGCCGGTATGAATAGACGGGTCGGTTGGCCTGCTTCGGCACGAAATAGTACATCATGCCGAGGAAGCCGGCGGTGAGGAAGAAGCCGACGGCGTTGTGGCCGTACCACCATTGGGTCAGCGCGTCCTGAACGCCCGAGAAGACAGAATAGCTCTTGGAGCCCAGGAACGAGGCGGGAACCGCCAGGTTGTTGACCACGTGCAGCATCGCAATGGTGACGATGAAGCTGAGATAGAACCAGTTTGCCACGTAGATGTGCGGCTCTTTGCGCTTCAGGATTGTTCCAAGATATACTGCTAGGTAGGCGACCCAGACGATGGTCAGCCAGAGGTCGACGTACCACTCAGGTTCGGCATATTCACGGGCCTGGGTGATTCCGAGAACGTATCCGGTAGCAGCCATCACGATAAAAAGCTGATAGCCCCAGAATACGAACCAAGCCAGGTTGCCGCCGAAAAGACGTGCGCGACAGGTGCGTTGCACCACGTAGAACGACGTCATGATCAGCGCGTTGCCGCCAAAGGCGAAGATGACTGCCGACGTGTGAACGGGCCGCAGTCTTCCGAAATTGAGATAAGGGGCGACGTTGAGGTCAGGAAAGGCCAGTTGCAGCGCGATGATCACGCCAACCAGGAAGCCAACCACGCCCCAAAACACCGTGGCGATCAAGCCATACCGTATGACCTCGTCGAAATAGCCGGATATATCGACTTTGCGCTGTTGGCCCGCCGGCGAAAAATCAACGTTCCTGACCAGCAGAGCGGCCCCAACGGCGAGGCAGAAGCAAAGTATGCCCATATGGACCGCAAAGAGATGATCATGTGCGAATGCGGCTCCTAGCAGCGCTAGAAACGCCGCGACCGTGATCACCATCGTTTCCGTTGTGTAATTCATGATGTCGTCCCCAGTGCACAGACGACCGCGTCGCGGCCGGCTTTCTCCGCAGGACTGTCACGAAGCCGGGAATTGCTCCTTGATCTACATCAACGATCAGACAGTAAGACGGGTGCGGACCGCCGCCGTTACAAACTGTTACAAACTTTCACCCTTTGGCACCGGCCGCTCATTCCGGTGTGACGCAGGGGGCGTTCTAGTACACCTCGTGACAACGGGGGACACGTCGATGCTGATGCAGAAAAACCAAGCGTTCGAACATGCCGAAATGACGAGCGAGGCGATTCACGCCGGTCAATCTCTGTCAGCGCTCTTCCTCACCTCGGCGACGGAACTCGTCCCCGCCGGGAGAGCCATCTGCTGGGAGGGCGACGAGGCGAAACATCTTTTCCAGGTCGTAGAGGGGGTCGTTCGTCTTTATCGCATCGTCGGCGAAGGTCGTCGTGTGATCACCGCGTTTCAATTCGCCGGCGACCTCATCGGCGCATCGCTGCAAGGCGATTTCCTTTTCACAGCAGAGGCCGTTACCGAATGCAAGATTCGCCGCGTATCTCGGAAGAGCTTCCACGACGAAGTCGCCCGGTCGGATGCTCTTCACATCGCCTACATCTCCCTGCTCTGCCAGGAGACGGCCGCCGCACACGAACAGATGGTGCTGCTCTCGAAGAAGAATGCCGAGGAGCGCCTGTGCAGCTTCATCCTGATGCTCGCCTCTCGCCGCAATCCTCGGACGTGGCAGGGCCTGCTGCGCGTCCCCATGAACCGGCAGGACATTGCAGACCATCTCGGTCTGACCATTGAAACCGTGTCTCGCACAATCACCAGACTTGCATCCCGAAACGTCGTTATTCCCGAGGGCAGGCACGACTTGCGAATCGTCAATCTCGCCTGCCTGACGCAGTTATCCGGCGACGCTGATGATTTTTCGGATAAATCCTGTCATAGGGTCAACATGCACTGACGCAACGAAGCCGCAGGATCGACGTTCATGCCCCACCGCCTCGTATCGCCGAGAACCGTATCGTCCCACGAGCTGGATGCAATGGTGCACGTGCTGGACGGAGCTGATATCCTGATCCATCGGTTTGACGGAACCGTCACGCATTGGTCCATTGGCTGCGAGAACATGTATGGCTGGGCAAGAGAGGAAGCTGTCGGGGAGAAGGTGCACGAACTGCTGGCGACGCAGTTCCCCGAACCGGTGGAAAACATCCGCGACCAGCTGAAGTCGCGTGGCTTCTGGCAGGGTGAAATCATTCATCGTCACAAGAGCGGGCACGACATTCATGTCGCGTCACGCTGCGTGCTGGTCAATTTGCCGGATGGGGATCTTGCCGTCATAGAGACGAACAGCGATGTCAGCGCGTTGCGGCGAGCCCAAGAAGTGGTCAAATCCCGCGAGGCGCACCTGAGTTCGATCCTTGACACCGTGCCGGACGCCATGGTGGTGATCGATGACAAGGGAGTGGTGCTTTCCTTCAGCAAGGCCGCCGAGAAGCTGTTTGGAATGTCTTCAGACCAGATTTGCGGCCGCAACGTCAGCAACCTGATGCCAAACCCCTACCGCGATGCTCACGACGACTACATCAATCATTATCTCGATACGGACGAGAAACGCATCATCGGCTACGGGCGCATCGTCACCGGACAACGGGCTGACGGGTCCCAGTTCCCGATGGAACTGCATGTCGGCGAGGCGACGGCAAACGGAGAGCGGATTTTCACCGGTTTTGTCCGCGATCTCACCAGCCGTTACAAAATCGAGGAAGATCTTCGCCAGTCGCAGAAGATGGAAGCTGTTGGGCAGTTGACCGGAGGCATTGCGCACGACTTCAACAACCTGCTTACCGTCATCAGCGGCAACCTCGAAATGATCGAGGATAAGCTGCCACCCGGCAGCCTTCGTGAAATTCTAGGAGAGGCTCAGGCCGCGGCGGCGGACGGAGCGGTGCTCACGGCTCAATTGCTCGCTTTCGGCCGACGGCAGCCGTTGAATCCAAGGCACGCGGATCTTGGTCAGCTTGTGAGTGGCTTTTCGGATTTGCTCCGGCGAACGCTCGGCGAAGATATCAGGTTGTCGACCGTCATCGATGGATCAGGCCTGAATGTCCTTGTGGATAGCTCGCAGCTTCAGAACGCCATTCTGAACATCGCTTTGAACGCCAGGGACGCCATGCCCAAGGGCGGCAGTCTCACGACGACGATCTCGCGGGTCCATCTCGATGCCGACTATGCGAAAATGTCTCCGGAGCTGCGTAGCGGCAACTTCGTGCTCGTCTCGATGACGGATACAGGTTCTGGTATGACCGAGGAGGTCAGGCAGCACGCGATAGAACCATTTTTCACGACGAAGGACGTCGGCTCGGGCACAGGTCTCGGGCTCAGCATGGTCTATGGTTTCGTGAAGCAATCGGGCGGGCATCTCCAGCTTTACAGCGAGGTGGAGCGCGGCACGACAGTCCGTATATACCTCCCCGCCATCAATGGCGCCAAGCCTCAAGAGGCTGCACCGGACCACGGCTCCGACGAGAGCCAACTGCCGCAAGGGGACGAGGTGGTGCTGGTCGTTGAGGATGACGCCCGTGTCCGCCGCGTTGCCGTCGCCAGGCTTGCGTCGATGGGCTATACGGTGCGTGAAGCCGAAAACGGTCGCCGCGCCCTCGATCTCCTGAAAGAAAGTACCGACGTCGGGCTCCTCTTTACCGACATCGTGATGCCGGGCGGGATGACGGGTGACGAACTCGCAAGAGAGGTGCGTATTTTACGGCCGGACATTGCCGTGCTCTTCACGTCGGGATATTCCGAACCGGGTCTCGCAGGCAATGATACGGTTCCGGGCGCGCAATGGCTGCGCAAACCCTATACCGCAAAGGAGCTGGCGTTGCGGATCCGCGAGCTTCTCGACGCGAAATGACATCCAGGGAGGCAGTTCGTCTCGCCACCCGCCCATGCGTCCTGGCCCGCGCGAACGCGCGGAGTGCGCGCTTTTTCCCGCGTTTGACCAGAGTCAAAGAACCGGCGTCCAGCATGTCTTAGAAGATGTTCGCGAGGCTAAATCAGGCCTCGCAAAACAGGAGATATGCAAATGCGCTTGAAATTCGGTCTGATCGTTGCAACGGCAGCCCTGATCACTTCAGCTGCGCCGTTGATGGCTGCCGACCACCAGGTTCAGATGCTGAACAAGGGCACCGACGGTGCGATGGTGTTTGAGCCCGGCTTTATGAAGATTGCTCCCGGCGATACTGTCACGTTCATTCCCACCGACAAGAGTCACAACGTCGAGACGTTCAGGGGTCTCATTCCCGACGGCGTTTCTGAGTTCAAATCCAGGCCGAGCGAACAGTATCAGGTGAAGTTCGACATTCCGGGCGCATATGTCTTGAAGTGCACGCCACACGTGGGCATGGGCATGGTTGCATTGATCCAGGTTGGCGACAGTCCGGTCAATCTTGGGGCGATCAAGATCGCCAAGGTGCCGAACATGGTGCGCAAGAGGCTGGATGCCGACCTCGCGCAGATCACTCAGGCTCAGATCACCCAGTGATTGACCGACAGGTGCGGATGGCGGCGCTTGCGCGCCGTCCCGCACGATCAGAACCGTCATGTTCCGGCCCGCGGCAATGCTTCGTGATTGTCGACACGGCAGGTCTTTGGCAGCTCGCGGCCGCAGCGCGCTGCTCAGGCCGCTTCCGTTTGAGCTGTCGCATCGGGCGAACGCGACGCCGGATCACCGTCCATTGCCCGTCGAAGCAACCTGATGACCTCCCGTTCCGACTTGATATGCCTGCGCATCGAACAGCAGAACGAACGCAGCTGATATCCTATAGCTTCCCAGGAGAGCCGGCAGCGCCCCTCACTTAGAGTTTCCAGCGTGAAGACGACGTGCTGCCCCGCATCATGATCGAATAAACGACCGGCGTGCCGGCGTTCCCTTGCATCGGCAAGCTCTTCGACCTCCATGATCAATCCGAGTGCCGACGAGATCGATCGCTCTTCGAGCTGGTGCGTCGTCAGCAACAGCGGGATCAGACCGCGTGAAATACGGCCGCAAAGGCTTTCATCGATATGGCAAGGCAGAAAGTCGGCGATTGCCTGTAGCACGTCGCACCACGACATAAGCTGGTCATAGCAGCTTTCGAGTTCTTCG
Coding sequences:
- the ccoN gene encoding cytochrome-c oxidase, cbb3-type subunit I, whose amino-acid sequence is MNYTTETMVITVAAFLALLGAAFAHDHLFAVHMGILCFCLAVGAALLVRNVDFSPAGQQRKVDISGYFDEVIRYGLIATVFWGVVGFLVGVIIALQLAFPDLNVAPYLNFGRLRPVHTSAVIFAFGGNALIMTSFYVVQRTCRARLFGGNLAWFVFWGYQLFIVMAATGYVLGITQAREYAEPEWYVDLWLTIVWVAYLAVYLGTILKRKEPHIYVANWFYLSFIVTIAMLHVVNNLAVPASFLGSKSYSVFSGVQDALTQWWYGHNAVGFFLTAGFLGMMYYFVPKQANRPVYSYRLSIIHFWALIFMYIWAGPHHLHYTALPDWAQTLGMVFSVMLWMPSWGGMINGLMTISGAWDKIRTDPIIRMMIVAIAFYGMSTFEGPMMSVKTVNSLSHYTEWTIGHVHSGALGWVGMITFGAIYYLTPKLWGRERLYSLRMVNWHFWLATLGIVVYAAVLWVAGIQQGLMWREYNSQGFLVYSFAETVAAMFPYYVLRAVGGTLYLAGGLVMAWNVFMTIRGHLRDEAAIPTTFVPQAQPAE
- a CDS encoding Crp/Fnr family transcriptional regulator, producing MLMQKNQAFEHAEMTSEAIHAGQSLSALFLTSATELVPAGRAICWEGDEAKHLFQVVEGVVRLYRIVGEGRRVITAFQFAGDLIGASLQGDFLFTAEAVTECKIRRVSRKSFHDEVARSDALHIAYISLLCQETAAAHEQMVLLSKKNAEERLCSFILMLASRRNPRTWQGLLRVPMNRQDIADHLGLTIETVSRTITRLASRNVVIPEGRHDLRIVNLACLTQLSGDADDFSDKSCHRVNMH
- a CDS encoding hybrid sensor histidine kinase/response regulator, with amino-acid sequence MPHRLVSPRTVSSHELDAMVHVLDGADILIHRFDGTVTHWSIGCENMYGWAREEAVGEKVHELLATQFPEPVENIRDQLKSRGFWQGEIIHRHKSGHDIHVASRCVLVNLPDGDLAVIETNSDVSALRRAQEVVKSREAHLSSILDTVPDAMVVIDDKGVVLSFSKAAEKLFGMSSDQICGRNVSNLMPNPYRDAHDDYINHYLDTDEKRIIGYGRIVTGQRADGSQFPMELHVGEATANGERIFTGFVRDLTSRYKIEEDLRQSQKMEAVGQLTGGIAHDFNNLLTVISGNLEMIEDKLPPGSLREILGEAQAAAADGAVLTAQLLAFGRRQPLNPRHADLGQLVSGFSDLLRRTLGEDIRLSTVIDGSGLNVLVDSSQLQNAILNIALNARDAMPKGGSLTTTISRVHLDADYAKMSPELRSGNFVLVSMTDTGSGMTEEVRQHAIEPFFTTKDVGSGTGLGLSMVYGFVKQSGGHLQLYSEVERGTTVRIYLPAINGAKPQEAAPDHGSDESQLPQGDEVVLVVEDDARVRRVAVARLASMGYTVREAENGRRALDLLKESTDVGLLFTDIVMPGGMTGDELAREVRILRPDIAVLFTSGYSEPGLAGNDTVPGAQWLRKPYTAKELALRIRELLDAK
- a CDS encoding pseudoazurin — translated: MRLKFGLIVATAALITSAAPLMAADHQVQMLNKGTDGAMVFEPGFMKIAPGDTVTFIPTDKSHNVETFRGLIPDGVSEFKSRPSEQYQVKFDIPGAYVLKCTPHVGMGMVALIQVGDSPVNLGAIKIAKVPNMVRKRLDADLAQITQAQITQ